The genomic stretch GAAGTCCCACGTTTAAAGCATGTGCTTTTCAAAAAAGGGGGAGAAAGTAAAACCTTTAAGTTGAGCTTTAAAATGAACTGATAAGAAACGCCCCAAAATTCTAAGCATTCCTTCTCATTATTAGCTACCCTGCTGTTGTTCAAAGAGGCAGCACTGCACTGTAAAAATGTCGAAGAACAAAACATCTAGTACAAGTACGTCTGCTCTTGTCTTAAATACTTAGTGTCTATCTGAGACGGGAAAGAGTAAATTACAGTCTTGCTCTTCACCTGTGACAGCTTTGTTGTCTGATGCTCGCTGGGTATCAACGCTGTCACGTCTTTCGCAGCTACTTACCGCCCAGAAAGGAGGAGCTTTACGTAACTCTACCTCGACAGGGTAGTGGTCGCTCACCCTCAGGGCCTGGGGAAAGGTGCAAACACTGAATGACGAATGTTCCCACAAAGGAGGACACTGAAAAAAGCCATACAGGAGCATACATATGTGTAACATTCTAGGTATGAGGGACAACTCACCCTTTCTTCGGTCATCATGAACTCTTTGTGAAAGTTGAAAGGCTTGGCTGAGTTTGGCACAGTGGCTGCCAGCATATCTTCTCCATACACAACAATCCTGTGAGAGAAACATAGAAATCATTAATTCACTTGACAGCATGTACAGTTTCTGAAAAAACCATCCTCTCTGGATTTGCATGAATGGAGTTTATGAATGTGAACATGCCGGTCGTAGGTGTGTTCGTTTGATGTATTTGCGGTGGTGTCAACATCATCCCCAATCAGCCAGTGGAAATTCTTGTTGCTGCGAATACGGATCGCTTTCATGTCCTTATGGGTGACATATGCACCATCTGCGTTGAAATCCCCCAGGATCATTATGTTCtaggaaaaaaatcagaaatggTATTTTAGTACTCGAGTAATTTGGTGGGATGTGGGAATACAGAGAAATCAACCCAAAGAACTATATGTGGTGttaaatgtagttttaatgTATAGCATGAACTCATTAAAGTGTTCCTTTCAGGTGAAACACTGATGCAACTCACATCAGTTTTCCATTTGTCTTTAACTGCCAGGAAGACTTCGTACAGTTCATCTAGCTCTTTCTCCGAATCCCCTGGTTTGGTGTGGACCGGGATCAGCACTATATCCTTCAGCACTGCAAACCAAAACAACCCTGTTAACTACAAATGCTCGTCTCCAATAACATGCT from Pagrus major chromosome 7, Pma_NU_1.0 encodes the following:
- the LOC141000198 gene encoding deoxyribonuclease gamma-like encodes the protein MKIASFNVQRFGVAKVSDPDVLSTLVKIVSRYDLVLILEVVDVSGASVKVFLKELNRVNTTHHYALQLSSRLGRNRYKEQFLFLYRDDVVDLIDCYQYEDNQVNDVDAFAREPYILHFKPRNTVLKDIVLIPVHTKPGDSEKELDELYEVFLAVKDKWKTDNIMILGDFNADGAYVTHKDMKAIRIRSNKNFHWLIGDDVDTTANTSNEHTYDRIVVYGEDMLAATVPNSAKPFNFHKEFMMTEERALRVSDHYPVEVELRKAPPFWARVCTLM